A region from the Leptospira venezuelensis genome encodes:
- a CDS encoding carbon starvation protein A yields the protein MLPLLAVFGCFTLYFLGYKFYSGFLSKSIFQLKDTVGDTPAHKFNDGVDYLPTKPAVLFGHHYASIAGLAPILGPAVAVIWGWLPAMLWVVFGGIFIGCVHDFGAIVVSVRNQGKSIGQVAQDLLGPRARSLFHAIIFFLVALAMGVFVIVLAEMFSADPKLKQTPVTPPPQIEQTQSTPSIKDHVHPSEVRVETPSSPIKLRSHFPEAVIPTAGIMVFAILVGWLHYKKGMKLGPLTFASVALTLVVMVLGMNDSILTWTGLNDIDKSPGVPIWKIILLAYAFLASVTPVWLLLQSRDYINSFLLYLGIIAIYFGFVKGSIFGEFSSFNAEAIRTEKVDMDIIPFVFITIACGAVSGFHALVSSGTTAKQLDREIDARVIGYGGMIGESLLGLTSVVACTIGFASAGEWSSFYKSWSGIQGLAPSVGAYIYGTGRFISQLGFDEGFAQGFIALVVVSFALTSLDSATRLLRYNIEEIAESFGSEMIRKTLGNRYVSSIIACVAIGFFAFLQIDQGGKKTTAGLALWKLFGTTNQLLAGLALLVITIYLLYSKKKTWISFIPMIFVLGATLWAMVINFYDFLFSKSPSYLLATVGGVLIFLTLWLLVEAILAWRRFSKA from the coding sequence ATGTTACCCCTTCTCGCGGTTTTTGGTTGTTTCACTCTTTATTTTTTAGGTTATAAGTTTTACTCCGGATTTTTATCCAAGTCCATCTTCCAACTCAAAGACACTGTGGGTGATACCCCAGCTCATAAGTTCAACGATGGTGTGGATTATCTTCCCACAAAGCCTGCGGTTTTGTTCGGACACCATTATGCTTCCATCGCCGGGCTTGCTCCAATCCTAGGACCTGCGGTCGCAGTGATCTGGGGATGGTTACCTGCAATGCTTTGGGTGGTATTCGGAGGAATTTTTATCGGTTGTGTCCATGATTTCGGGGCAATCGTAGTTTCAGTCCGCAACCAGGGAAAATCGATCGGACAAGTTGCTCAGGATCTTTTAGGACCAAGAGCTAGAAGTCTATTTCATGCGATCATTTTTTTCTTAGTCGCATTAGCTATGGGTGTATTCGTGATCGTTCTTGCAGAAATGTTCTCTGCAGATCCGAAGTTAAAGCAAACACCAGTAACTCCTCCTCCACAAATTGAACAAACACAATCTACTCCTAGCATCAAAGATCACGTACATCCTTCAGAAGTTAGGGTAGAAACTCCTTCTTCTCCTATTAAACTCAGAAGTCATTTTCCTGAGGCTGTAATTCCTACTGCAGGGATCATGGTTTTTGCGATCTTAGTCGGTTGGCTCCATTATAAAAAAGGAATGAAGCTTGGACCACTTACATTTGCTTCCGTGGCGCTTACCTTGGTAGTAATGGTGCTTGGTATGAATGATTCCATTTTGACTTGGACAGGTCTAAACGATATAGACAAATCTCCAGGAGTTCCAATTTGGAAAATTATACTTCTTGCATATGCTTTCTTGGCGTCTGTTACTCCAGTCTGGCTACTTCTCCAAAGTAGAGATTATATCAATTCCTTCTTATTGTATTTGGGGATCATCGCAATCTATTTTGGTTTCGTTAAAGGCAGCATCTTCGGAGAATTTTCCTCCTTTAATGCGGAAGCAATCCGCACTGAAAAAGTAGATATGGATATTATTCCGTTCGTGTTTATTACAATCGCATGCGGTGCGGTCTCAGGTTTTCATGCTTTAGTAAGTTCTGGAACCACTGCAAAACAATTGGATAGAGAAATTGACGCAAGAGTGATCGGATACGGCGGAATGATCGGTGAATCTCTTTTGGGTCTTACTTCCGTTGTTGCCTGTACAATCGGTTTTGCATCTGCAGGGGAATGGTCCTCTTTCTACAAGTCTTGGTCCGGCATCCAAGGCTTGGCACCTTCTGTTGGAGCCTATATATATGGGACCGGGAGGTTCATCTCTCAATTAGGCTTCGACGAAGGATTTGCACAAGGATTCATTGCTCTTGTCGTGGTAAGTTTTGCCTTAACTTCCCTAGATTCGGCTACCAGATTATTAAGATATAATATAGAAGAGATCGCAGAAAGTTTCGGATCTGAAATGATCAGAAAAACTTTAGGAAATCGTTACGTTTCCAGTATTATCGCATGTGTTGCCATCGGTTTTTTTGCATTCTTACAAATAGACCAAGGAGGCAAAAAAACTACAGCAGGATTAGCACTTTGGAAACTATTCGGAACTACAAACCAGTTATTAGCAGGACTTGCTTTGCTTGTAATTACAATTTATTTATTGTATTCTAAAAAGAAGACCTGGATCAGTTTTATACCGATGATATTCGTATTGGGTGCAACACTTTGGGCAATGGTCATTAACTTCTACGACTTCTTATTCTCTAAATCGCCTAGCTATTTGCTTGCGACAGTCGGAGGAGTTTTGATCTTTCTAACTCTTTGGTTATTAGTAGAAGCGATCCTGGCATGGAGAAGGTTTTCTAAAGCATGA
- a CDS encoding NRDE family protein — protein sequence MCTSIIYRDPTKGILGVGFNRDESFKRKPSLSPQLLESNSGKAIAPIDGEAGGTWIGVTQTGEIICLVNYYEATLKLLRNPVSRGLLVRSILLGERTPESYTDSELEKYYPFKLFKVGKEKTEIFVWDGKTYQTETGSETFAVFGSSFTQGPKAQVARRETFETSFRPSSLPDATNFAKIAKSFLSSHLPEQGALSPCMHRRDAHSVSRTVIVLDGASVYFSYKNSQPCEEGPEEDYNFTLTDFRTSA from the coding sequence ATGTGCACTTCTATAATTTATAGAGACCCAACTAAAGGAATACTTGGAGTAGGATTTAATAGAGACGAATCCTTCAAAAGAAAACCCTCTCTTTCGCCTCAACTGCTCGAATCCAATTCAGGAAAGGCAATCGCTCCAATCGATGGAGAAGCAGGAGGTACTTGGATAGGAGTCACTCAAACTGGAGAAATCATCTGTCTAGTAAATTATTACGAAGCTACTTTAAAATTACTTCGTAATCCTGTGAGTAGAGGATTGTTAGTCCGCTCCATTCTGCTCGGAGAAAGAACTCCTGAGTCTTATACAGATTCAGAGTTGGAAAAATATTATCCATTCAAACTATTCAAAGTCGGTAAAGAGAAGACCGAAATTTTTGTCTGGGATGGTAAAACTTACCAAACAGAAACAGGCTCCGAAACATTTGCAGTATTCGGAAGTTCATTCACGCAGGGACCCAAGGCCCAAGTGGCCAGAAGAGAAACCTTTGAAACAAGTTTTCGTCCTTCTTCCCTTCCTGATGCCACAAATTTTGCAAAGATTGCTAAGTCTTTCTTATCTTCTCATTTGCCTGAACAAGGCGCTTTATCGCCTTGTATGCATAGAAGAGATGCACATTCAGTTTCCAGAACAGTAATTGTTTTAGATGGAGCCTCTGTTTATTTCTCTTACAAGAATTCTCAACCTTGCGAAGAAGGACCTGAAGAAGATTACAATTTCACTTTGACTGATTTTCGAACTTCTGCATGA
- a CDS encoding PilZ domain-containing protein codes for MAGTNSLFDDKYEYRDPSQQKRKNARVKITIDGDFIVKGRTQRFPVFIVDIGTGGAGIETRTSVFEGDRIILFGNINGKNMELESEVIRVSGKKANVIFISLSEEDKDLIQDLIHKKFFDKDKKPLS; via the coding sequence ATGGCGGGCACTAACTCCCTTTTCGACGATAAATACGAATACCGGGACCCTTCTCAACAGAAGAGAAAGAACGCTCGCGTCAAAATCACCATCGATGGCGATTTTATAGTTAAGGGTCGGACCCAAAGATTTCCAGTATTCATCGTTGATATAGGAACTGGGGGAGCGGGTATTGAGACTCGCACTTCCGTTTTCGAAGGTGACCGGATCATTCTATTCGGAAATATCAACGGTAAAAATATGGAACTTGAATCAGAAGTGATCCGAGTCTCCGGAAAAAAAGCAAACGTAATCTTCATCAGCCTTTCGGAAGAAGACAAAGATCTTATCCAAGACCTGATCCATAAAAAGTTTTTCGACAAAGACAAAAAGCCTCTATCCTGA
- a CDS encoding cell envelope biogenesis protein OmpA — protein MFGKFFPFLGLLGILFSSSVSANSLISTESGSFSPNWDGVSDILRFKIQTSSLPKLQDWELTIRSASGETVRKFEAGKIRRKGFTLFSDENEFAPEDIYLPSILEWDGENENGTPVGDGYYTYQLFLLTANKERILSEESTFYLDARPPKAEANCKTKLLLSEDRNLSKIIIQQKASGESADIFTGEFLDFEGRSLKAYTWRNREVPYQLVWDGTDSNGRPVPPGLYTYKLTGRDPAGNESIDKIENLTIKNDSSGVDLNVEGDLFPSDPNNPLNRIKFNSFVSSKLKSDSYELEIFKNEAKDDNLVFSQKSLGEPPAELIWEPKNKENKVLGPGTYMYRLIVYNRYDKYTSIPKKFQLSDQKPKFSYDVSPGGFTPDGDWQKDLVEIRLKSKGLPIVSWKINIMESYYDGDKQEERIVRSWNGTGNGPDKLIWYGLDDQGRRIGSLAELRFILSYKDIFGGEEELELGDIKTDILVVKEKEGFRFSVPNRIYEDKWWTLPSKLKSVLSKFPGYKAELQIHTSHRGDDEYNLRASEEKAKKVFQSLFGKDYEFGRYRYRGYGETLPLIPGNGAYEAERNERVDFFLSVGK, from the coding sequence ATGTTCGGAAAATTTTTTCCTTTTTTAGGTCTTCTGGGAATTTTATTCTCCTCTTCTGTTTCTGCAAATTCGCTTATCAGCACTGAATCCGGCTCCTTCTCTCCGAACTGGGACGGGGTCTCCGATATTCTAAGATTCAAGATACAGACTTCTTCTTTACCCAAGTTACAAGACTGGGAATTAACAATCAGAAGTGCCTCCGGAGAAACTGTTAGAAAATTCGAAGCAGGCAAGATCCGCAGAAAAGGATTCACACTATTTTCAGATGAGAATGAATTTGCACCTGAAGATATTTATCTACCTTCTATCCTGGAATGGGATGGAGAAAATGAAAACGGAACTCCAGTAGGTGACGGATACTATACCTATCAGTTATTTTTACTGACTGCTAACAAAGAAAGGATCCTCTCAGAAGAGTCTACATTCTACTTAGATGCGAGACCTCCGAAAGCAGAGGCAAATTGTAAGACTAAGCTATTATTAAGCGAAGATAGGAACTTATCCAAAATTATCATACAACAAAAGGCATCCGGAGAATCTGCCGATATTTTTACCGGAGAATTTTTAGACTTCGAAGGTAGATCCTTAAAAGCTTATACTTGGAGAAATAGAGAAGTTCCCTATCAACTTGTATGGGATGGAACCGATTCCAACGGACGTCCTGTTCCTCCAGGTTTGTATACTTATAAACTCACAGGCAGAGATCCTGCAGGGAACGAATCGATAGATAAGATCGAAAATCTTACAATTAAAAATGATTCCTCCGGAGTGGATTTAAATGTAGAAGGAGATTTATTTCCTTCTGATCCAAACAATCCATTGAATCGTATTAAATTTAACTCATTTGTTTCTTCTAAATTAAAATCGGATTCTTATGAATTGGAAATTTTTAAGAATGAGGCAAAAGATGATAATCTAGTTTTCTCTCAAAAATCCTTAGGAGAACCTCCGGCTGAACTGATCTGGGAACCTAAAAACAAGGAAAACAAAGTATTAGGTCCGGGAACTTATATGTATCGTCTAATAGTGTATAATAGATATGATAAGTATACAAGCATCCCTAAAAAATTTCAACTTTCAGATCAGAAACCAAAATTCTCCTACGATGTTTCTCCAGGTGGATTTACACCTGATGGGGATTGGCAAAAAGATTTAGTTGAGATCCGTCTAAAGTCCAAAGGACTTCCAATCGTATCCTGGAAGATTAATATTATGGAATCCTATTATGATGGAGACAAGCAGGAAGAAAGGATAGTTCGCAGCTGGAACGGAACAGGAAACGGCCCAGACAAATTGATCTGGTATGGATTAGATGACCAAGGAAGAAGGATAGGATCTTTAGCAGAACTTAGATTTATTCTCTCCTACAAAGACATATTTGGCGGAGAAGAGGAGTTAGAGCTAGGAGATATAAAAACAGATATCCTAGTAGTAAAAGAAAAAGAAGGATTTAGATTTTCCGTCCCAAATCGTATTTATGAAGACAAATGGTGGACGTTACCTTCTAAACTAAAATCGGTGTTAAGCAAGTTTCCTGGGTACAAAGCGGAGTTACAAATCCATACTTCTCATAGAGGAGACGATGAATATAATCTAAGAGCTTCCGAAGAGAAAGCTAAGAAAGTATTTCAATCTTTATTCGGAAAAGATTATGAATTTGGAAGATATAGATACAGAGGTTATGGAGAAACATTACCTTTGATCCCTGGTAACGGAGCTTACGAGGCAGAACGTAACGAAAGAGTAGATTTCTTTCTAAGTGTAGGGAAATAA
- a CDS encoding NUDIX hydrolase, whose translation MKFCSVCGFEVVQKIPEGDSLTRYVCENCGTIHYQNPKVIVGTIPIWEGKILLCKRAIEPRKGYWTLPAGFLENRETVEEGAARETSEEANAKIDIVRLHSVYSIPHISQVYMFFLANLIDGLFSESPESEEVKLFSPEEIPWEEIAFASVTFALKRYTEKSECSNSGTHMGSIRNRKLEDKT comes from the coding sequence ATGAAATTTTGCAGCGTTTGCGGCTTTGAAGTAGTCCAAAAAATCCCGGAAGGAGATAGTCTCACAAGATATGTTTGTGAGAACTGCGGGACCATACATTACCAAAATCCAAAGGTAATCGTTGGGACCATTCCTATCTGGGAAGGAAAAATACTTCTCTGCAAACGTGCAATCGAACCCAGAAAAGGATATTGGACCCTACCCGCGGGATTTTTAGAGAACAGGGAAACCGTTGAAGAAGGTGCCGCCAGAGAGACTTCGGAAGAAGCAAATGCAAAGATAGATATAGTGCGACTACATTCCGTCTACAGCATCCCTCATATCAGCCAAGTTTATATGTTCTTTCTCGCGAATTTAATCGATGGATTGTTTTCAGAAAGTCCAGAATCGGAAGAAGTAAAACTATTCTCTCCTGAAGAGATCCCTTGGGAAGAGATCGCTTTTGCTTCGGTCACATTTGCATTAAAACGTTATACTGAAAAATCTGAGTGTTCTAATTCAGGAACTCATATGGGTTCGATCCGGAACAGAAAACTAGAGGATAAAACATAA
- a CDS encoding DnaJ domain-containing protein encodes MNARSFDQVKSSLEDVIFELQSGSNDCEWFISSEKLIEILEIRREDYFKLLYTLRGEREYSSKGSQGFTQDNADLLILLLEKVLKIEGLSYEFAKGGVYFDDTYLDEFRAYLKEIVLSKLERHDLDKELLLLLISSTKKFEDAFDSYFDDKFDLQRLVDNGITEFLDRKGFSGDYGADVFLRNYFFQILNTKLFPIRTITSEYRDRAYYEIFGRFREEEREKTKKKKSNFRKKFSSRSFYEDEDAETREHREFLGLSEEYTKAELKNKYKEMIKKYHPDVNKNGLEMTQKIIASYNFLVMKDR; translated from the coding sequence TTGAACGCCCGTAGTTTCGATCAGGTCAAATCATCCTTAGAGGACGTAATCTTCGAATTACAGTCTGGGAGCAATGATTGTGAGTGGTTTATTTCCTCCGAAAAACTGATCGAAATTTTAGAGATCCGGCGAGAGGATTATTTTAAACTTCTCTACACTCTCAGAGGGGAAAGGGAATATTCTTCCAAAGGTTCCCAAGGTTTTACTCAAGACAATGCAGATCTTCTCATTTTATTATTGGAGAAGGTTTTAAAGATCGAAGGCCTCTCTTACGAGTTCGCAAAGGGCGGAGTATATTTCGATGATACCTATTTGGATGAGTTTCGTGCCTATTTGAAAGAGATCGTACTTTCCAAATTAGAAAGACATGATCTGGACAAGGAACTTCTACTCTTACTTATATCTTCTACCAAAAAATTCGAAGATGCATTTGACTCTTACTTTGATGATAAATTCGATCTGCAGAGATTAGTGGACAATGGGATCACTGAATTTTTAGACAGGAAAGGTTTTTCAGGAGACTACGGAGCGGACGTATTTTTAAGAAATTATTTCTTCCAGATCTTAAATACAAAGTTATTTCCTATCCGAACGATTACTTCTGAATACAGAGATAGAGCTTATTACGAAATATTCGGAAGATTCAGAGAAGAAGAAAGAGAAAAGACTAAAAAGAAAAAATCCAATTTCCGCAAAAAGTTTTCTTCTAGATCGTTTTATGAGGATGAAGATGCAGAAACAAGAGAGCATCGAGAATTTTTAGGACTCTCCGAAGAATATACAAAAGCAGAACTAAAAAATAAATACAAAGAGATGATCAAAAAATACCATCCTGATGTGAATAAAAATGGTTTGGAAATGACCCAAAAGATCATCGCCTCGTATAATTTTTTAGTAATGAAAGATCGTTAA
- a CDS encoding MFS transporter, giving the protein MKKITKAVWVLSFISFFTDVSSEMLYPIMPLYLKSIGFSVILIGVLEGFAEAIAGLSKGYFGRLSDQNGKRVPFVQFGYLLSAISKPIMGFFTFPLWIFLSRTMDRFGKGIRTGARDALLSDEATPESKGTVFGFHRSMDTLGAVIGPTFALVFLHFYPENYSILFFIAAVPGLSAFLISGLLKDKNKEKLVTQENSNFLSSFLYWKNSPISYQKLVIGLLIFGLINSSDLFLLLMAKAKGLEDSQVIGIYIFYNLVYAAFSLPAGILADKIGLKPTLIFGLFAFTLVYGGMIFAEDKIHFYSLFFLYGIYAANTEGISKALITNITPKTDSASAIGTFAGLNSIAALIASNLGGLIWFYFGPKCMFLLAAIVSTFVSFYFIRLSAENKDLIQDLDS; this is encoded by the coding sequence CTGAAAAAAATCACCAAGGCAGTCTGGGTACTTTCCTTCATCAGTTTTTTCACTGATGTATCCAGCGAAATGTTATATCCTATCATGCCTCTTTATTTAAAGAGCATAGGCTTCTCTGTGATTTTGATCGGTGTCCTAGAAGGGTTTGCAGAAGCAATCGCAGGGCTTAGCAAAGGTTATTTCGGGCGACTTTCTGACCAAAACGGCAAGAGAGTTCCATTCGTTCAATTCGGTTATTTATTAAGCGCAATCTCCAAACCAATCATGGGATTTTTTACCTTCCCTCTTTGGATCTTTTTATCTAGGACGATGGATCGATTTGGTAAAGGGATCAGAACAGGTGCAAGAGACGCATTACTTTCCGACGAGGCAACACCAGAAAGTAAAGGTACTGTTTTTGGATTTCATCGTTCTATGGACACTTTAGGCGCGGTGATCGGACCTACATTTGCTTTAGTATTTTTACATTTTTATCCTGAAAACTATTCCATCCTATTTTTTATCGCTGCAGTCCCAGGACTCTCAGCATTTCTGATCTCAGGTCTTCTGAAAGATAAGAATAAAGAAAAATTAGTAACACAAGAGAATTCAAACTTTCTTTCTTCTTTTCTCTATTGGAAGAATTCGCCGATCTCTTATCAAAAGTTAGTGATCGGACTTTTGATTTTTGGACTGATCAACAGCTCTGATCTTTTTCTTCTTTTAATGGCAAAAGCAAAAGGTTTAGAAGATTCTCAGGTAATTGGAATATACATTTTTTATAATCTAGTTTATGCTGCATTCTCTCTTCCTGCGGGCATCTTAGCCGACAAGATTGGGCTTAAACCTACTTTGATTTTCGGATTATTCGCTTTTACTCTTGTGTATGGAGGTATGATATTCGCAGAAGATAAAATCCATTTCTATTCCTTATTCTTTTTATATGGAATTTATGCTGCCAACACGGAAGGAATTTCCAAGGCATTGATCACCAATATCACTCCTAAAACAGATTCCGCTTCCGCTATTGGAACATTTGCAGGTTTGAATAGTATTGCTGCATTGATTGCGAGTAATCTTGGTGGATTGATTTGGTTTTATTTTGGGCCTAAATGTATGTTCCTTTTAGCTGCTATTGTTTCCACATTTGTTTCTTTCTATTTCATTCGTCTTTCGGCAGAAAACAAAGATCTTATTCAAGACCTGGATTCATAA
- a CDS encoding YHS domain-containing (seleno)protein: MNKSYFLPILFLLLLDCGSRQLVDPVFKPDGKTAINGYDPVSYFTESKPKEGNSKFSFHWKGADWRFSSQKNLESFKKSPENFAPQYGGYCAYAMRDGETYETDPKAWKIVSGKLYLNYNEKVHGFWERDVPGNINKADNQWKVLPRKETNP; the protein is encoded by the coding sequence ATGAACAAGTCGTATTTTTTACCGATCTTATTTTTACTCCTGTTGGATTGTGGAAGCAGACAACTCGTGGATCCTGTTTTCAAGCCGGATGGAAAAACCGCTATCAATGGTTACGATCCAGTCTCTTATTTTACCGAATCCAAACCTAAGGAAGGAAATTCTAAATTCAGTTTTCACTGGAAAGGTGCAGACTGGAGATTCTCCTCACAAAAGAATTTGGAATCTTTTAAGAAGTCCCCTGAAAACTTTGCTCCTCAGTATGGAGGTTATTGCGCTTACGCAATGAGAGATGGAGAAACTTATGAAACGGATCCCAAAGCTTGGAAAATTGTATCAGGCAAATTATATTTAAACTATAACGAAAAAGTTCACGGTTTTTGGGAAAGAGATGTGCCTGGAAATATTAACAAGGCTGATAATCAATGGAAGGTCTTGCCTAGAAAGGAAACAAATCCTTAA